Sequence from the Planctomycetia bacterium genome:
CCATGATAACCTGCCCACGGCGGTCGCGCGTTCCATCGATGATACCAGCCACCTGACAGGGTCACAATGAACGATGAGCACGACACAACCGCTGTATCCGTTGAGGTTTAAGCCCATTTTCCGTCGCTATCTCTGGGGCGGCCGCCGGCTGGGGGAAGTCCTCGGCAAGGCGATCGGCCCCGAGGCCGACTACGCCGAGAGCTGGGAAATCGTCGATCATGGCGAGGACCAAAGCGTCGTCGTCGCCGGCTCGCTGGAAGGGGCGACGCTGCACGACCTGGTCACAAAGCGCGGCGGCGAACTGCTCGGCAAACATCATCCGCAGTCGCGATTTCCGCTGCTGTTCAAGTTTCTCGACGCTCAGCAAACGCTCAGCGTCCAGGTGCATCCGGATGACGCCCGGGCAGCGAAATTGACTCCGCCGGATTACGGCAAGACCGAGGCCTGGTACGTGATCGACGCCCAGCCGGACAGCTTGATCTTCGCCGGGCTGAAACGGGGCTTCGATCGCGACACGCTGGCGCGCGAGCTGCACCGCGGCACCGCGGAGATGTGCTTGCATCGCTTCGAGCCGACTTCGGGAGACTGCGTCCTGCTGCCGGCCGGGCTGATCCACGCGATTGGCGCCGGGTTGCTCGTGGCGGAGATTCAGCAATCGAGCGACACCACCTATCGCCTCTTCGATTGGAACCGCGTGGGTCCGGACGGAAAGCCACGGCAACTGCATTTGGACCTGGGATTGGAGGCGGTCGATGATCGGCTGGGACCCGGCGAAGCCCGCGTACCCAGCGCGACGAACCAGCCAGAATGCGTGCAACTGGCCGCCTGCGATAAGTTCGTCCTGAACCGTTGGCAGTTCACGGCGCCAATCACGATCGGCGGCGACGACCGCTGTCATATCCTGGCGGTGGTCGGGGGTTCCGCGCTCCTCGACGGCGATCCGACCGGCAAACCAGTCCCATTCGGCGGCACAGCGATCTTGCCAGCCGCCTGCGGCGCGGTGAAGATCACGCCTGTTGGCGAAGCGACGGTGCTGGACGCGACGTTGCCGTAGTCCACGCCAAATCTCGCATGCGCGACTCGTGTCTCCCCATTCGCGTTTTCGCCATTTCGCGCTTTCGCGATGAAATAGAGGTATTCTTGGTTTCATCGCGAAAGCGCGAAATGGCGAAAACGCGAAAGAGTTTGAAGGTGACGGCGTGAAATCTCGGTCACGTAAAGAGCGCGGTCAACCTGCAATAGTCGAGGCAACTGCGCCGCATGCTTCAACGTGGAGCACTTGGTCGATTGTCGTCGGCGTGTGCTTCGTCGCGTATCTGATCGCGTTCTTTCGCGGATCGTTGGGCTTGCCCACTGCGCCGGAGATGACGCGCGGTTCGTTGTGGCAGTTCGTCTTGATTCCAGACGAGCTGGCCGCGAACTGGTTTGGCGAAAACGGCGACTGGGAAATTCGCGATCGCGTGCCGATTCTGGCCGGCGCGTTGCTCATTCATACGTGTGCGCTGTTGTTGGGCTGGCCGTTCATGCAATACTTGCCGCAGCGCTGTGTGCCGCTACGGTTGCTGGAACGGCTTTTGTTGACCGACGGAGTGGGGCTAAGCTTTCTTTCCGTTTTAATGCTGGCTCTCGGCCTAAAGGGCGACTTGCGCAGGCCGGTGATAATCCCCTCCTGCATCGCGGGCTTGATTGGGGCCATGCTTTGGTATCTCGACTGGCGAAAGCGATCGAACCCATCGCCGAGATTTACTCGCGTTTCTGGCTCCGATTGGCTCTCTTTGCATTGGCTGTGGCTGGCCGCGCCGTTCGTGTTGCTGGTGATGCTCGGCGGCATGTTGCCCCCCATCGAGTTCGACGTGCGGGAATATCACCTCCAAGCGCCCAAGGAGTTCTATCAAAACGGCCGCATCGAGTTCCTGCCGCACAACGTCTATGCCAATATGCCCCTCGGGGCGGAGATGTGGGCGCTGGCGGCAATGGTCATCAAGCAGGACTGGTGGCGCGGCGCACTCGTCGGCAAAACGGTGATTGCCTCGTTGTTGCCACTCACGGCGTTAGCTTTGCTCGCGATCGGCACACGGCTTGGCTCGCGAACCGCCGGCATCGTGGCGGCGCTGTTGTATGTTTCGTTTCCTTGGCTGCTCCAAGTTTCCATGCTGGGGCTGATCGAAGGCGCCGTCGCGCATTTCGTGGCGTTGACCTTGTTAGCGATTTGCATCGATCGCACGGCGGAGATCCCACCCTGGCAACAGTTTCTCCTGGACGGCCTGGCCGGCTACTTCGCCGGTTCCGCGGCCGCGTGCAAATATCCGGCGCTGCTCTTCGTGGTCGCCCCGGTCGTGGCCTGGGTAGGTTGGTCGGC
This genomic interval carries:
- a CDS encoding type I phosphomannose isomerase catalytic subunit — protein: MSTTQPLYPLRFKPIFRRYLWGGRRLGEVLGKAIGPEADYAESWEIVDHGEDQSVVVAGSLEGATLHDLVTKRGGELLGKHHPQSRFPLLFKFLDAQQTLSVQVHPDDARAAKLTPPDYGKTEAWYVIDAQPDSLIFAGLKRGFDRDTLARELHRGTAEMCLHRFEPTSGDCVLLPAGLIHAIGAGLLVAEIQQSSDTTYRLFDWNRVGPDGKPRQLHLDLGLEAVDDRLGPGEARVPSATNQPECVQLAACDKFVLNRWQFTAPITIGGDDRCHILAVVGGSALLDGDPTGKPVPFGGTAILPAACGAVKITPVGEATVLDATLP